From one Gadus morhua chromosome 8, gadMor3.0, whole genome shotgun sequence genomic stretch:
- the gigyf2 gene encoding GRB10-interacting GYF protein 2 isoform X5 — translation MAETQTLNFGPEWLRALSGGGGGGSGGGGNSNILASSPPLSPALPKYKLADYRYGREEMLALYVKDKEIPIELHDKELLPILQEEPLPPLALVSFTEEEQRNFSMSVNSSAVLRLTGRGGGPIVGAPRGRSTSRGRGRGRGDGGFYQRSFDDVEGGFGRGAREMHRSQSWEERGDRRFEKPGRKDPDFAEAPPAHFPMNHIRANYEEVGPVLPRKHDFTRSESENWRCSRDDQNDIARAAAWREHPDQQQQAPPQQPRRRFPFDAREDERGYRRPRSGSGSLEDERDSLPEWCLEDAEEETGTFDSSGAFLSLKKASKEPILEEAELDFRPLEECDEGLEEEDSQPPETKETQNGAKREGDRKEERARLAEEPPVPAPSAPRPQGPALSQPVRAEETERGAARAGERRSPPGPRQEPSKAPLHVPLSNSMLDPRPMSHIATTLAADVSIPSPSVQRRHPKPMEVPMAMANPLPFASMMAAIGRPIIVPHVVDEDEGLKHFEQEAEKMVAYLQEGGVEDERLAAKEKAKHPGFPLTHEAALKWFYKDPQGEMQGPFSNHEMTEWFQAGYFTMSLLVKRGCDDVFQPLGEIMKMWGRVPFASGAAPPPLQQADGDQERLKRHQELTALNLYQLQQLQYQYIIRQQYAQALAQQKAAALSSAPIQQQQQQQQQINVLLQQYQALKLRASESLLPPVTRSMSIPVSVPDTLPGSVWEMQSPSSQASCTPSLQQNVPCSWDGSSVWDLPIDSMAQAPTIEQMQQLEKAKAAKSELERREAELRAKREEEDRKRLEEAMRACQQAERSRLEEEERVRHKQCVVLQEEALRRQREEAQHRREEEERQAQEEALRRGEERRREDEERKQRDELLRKQEEEEKRKREELETLLRHEEEKRAEAEAAAGLVRLQQQQQQEELKKREQEAQRQQEALKQQQQQEALKQQEALKQQEALKQQELLRQRQQQQEALRRLQQQQQQQQLAHMKLPSSSKWGQQSTASPAVSQSQSAQSLSEIQKLEEEREKLSREEQRRQQQELQKLQQQQALQQAQQPTAKASSWGSVSKPPTGTKSLLEIQREEAQQMKQRKDHQPQSHPTITQTSRAQNRAPSLSSSVWGAVSPGSGANWGSDPSSIWGDAQNANMGFWDEAVKEVQHAPQLPQPPPPQPLPQQQQPQPTPPQTQQQSKKGNTPKNNKSNANLSNSVSSSRANKKAAEEEEKLLKLFQTVNKSQQDGFTQWCEQSLHTLNTANNLDVPTFASFLKEVDSTYEVHDYVRAYLGDTPEAKEFARQFLERRAKQNSNQAQQQQPQPAQNQQKQAAQNQQQALKQQQAREAKESQKKQVESLWGGTDSSPSYQSNHTGAHQPRFETVTSGKKKKKQKMVRADPSLLGFSVNAASERLNMGEIETVDE, via the exons ATGGCTGAAACCCAGACACTTAACTTTGGACCAGAATG GCTCCGTGCCCTgtccggaggtggtggtggtggcagtggtggcgGTGGGAACAGCAATATCCTTGcatcctccccacccctctcgcCTGCATTGCCAAAGTATAAACTCGCAGACTACCGCTACGGGAGAGAAGAAATGTTAGCACTTTATGTAAAGGATAAAGAG ATCCCTATAGAACTACATGATAAGGAGCTTTTGCCTATCTTACAAGAGGAACCTTTACCCCCACTGGCCCTCGTGTCCTTTACGGAGGAAGAACAg AGAAATTTTTCCATGTCTGTAAACAGTTCGGCTGTCCTCCGGCtgacggggagaggagggggtccgATAGTAGGAGCACCACGGGGTCGGAGCACCTCGAGGGGTAGAG GTCGGGGTCGGGGCGATGGAGGCTTTTACCAAAGAAGTTTTGACGACGTGGAGGGAGGCTTCGGCCGGGGTGCCCGAGAGATGCATCGTTCCCAGAGCTGGGAAGAGAG GGGAGACCGAAGGTTTGAAAAGCCAGGAAGGAAAGACCCAG ACTTTGCAGAAGCCCCCCCAGCGCATTTTCCAATGAATCATA TCCGTGCAAACTACGAGGAGGTGGGCCCCGTCCTGCCAAGGAAGCACGACTTCACGCGCTCGGAGAGTGAGAACTGGCGGTGCTCTCGCGATGATCAGAATG ACATCGCGAGGGCGGCCGCGTGGCGGGAACACCCggatcagcagcagcaggcccctCCGCAACAGCCGCGGCGCCGCTTCCCGTTCGATGCCAGGGAGGACGAGCGCGGCTACCGCCGGCCGCGGTCGGGCAGCGGGAGCCTGGAGGATGAGAGGGACAGCCTGCCCGAGTGGTGCCTAGAGGACGCCGAGGAGGAGACGGGCACCTTCGACTCGTCGGGGGCCTTCCTCTCACTCAAG AAAGCCTCCAAGGAGCCCATCCTGGAGGAAGCGGAGCTGGACTTCAGGCCCCTTGAGGAGTGTGACGAGGgtctggaggaagaggacagtCAGCCGCCGGAgaccaaagaaacacaaaacgGGGCCaaaagagagggggacaggaaaGAAG AGCGGGCCAGGCTGGCGGAGGAGCCTCCGGTTCCCGCTCCCTCGGCCCCTCGGCCCCAGGGGCCTGCCCTCAGCCAGCCGGTCCGGGccgaggagacggagaggggtgCGGCACGGGCTGGCGAGAGGCGATCTCCTCCGGGCCCGCGACAGGAGCCCAGCAAAGCCCCCCTGCATGTCCCCCTGTCCAACAGCATGCTAGACCCCCGGCCCATGTCCCACATCGCCACCACCCTCGCAG CGGACGTCTCCATCCCCTCGCCCTCTGTCCAGCGGAGGCACCCCAAGCCCATGGAGGTTCCCATGGCAATGGCCAACCCCCTTCCCTTCGCCAGCATGATGGCGGCCATCGGCCGGCCCATCATCGTGCCTCACGTCGTCGACGAAGACGAGGGACTCAAACACTTCGAGCAG GAGGCTGAAAAAATGGTGGCCTATCTACAGGAAGGAGGTGTGGAGGACGAGAGGCTGGCTGCTAAGGAGAAGGCCAAGCACCCCGGCTTCCCCCTCACCCACGAGGCCGCCCTAAAGTGGTTCTACAAGGACCCCCAGGGGGAGATGCAAG GTCCGTTCAGTAACCACGAGATGACGGAGTGGTTCCAGGCGGGCTACTTCACCATGAGCCTGCTGGTGAAGAGGGGCTGTGACGACGTCTTCCAGCCCCTGGGGGAGATCATGAAGATGTGGGGCCGGGTGCCCTTCGCCTCGGGCGCCGCTCCACCACCTCTGCAG CAGGCGGACGGTGACCAGGAGAGGCTAAAGAGACACCAGGAGCTCACAGCGCTCAACCTCTATCAACTGCAACAGCTACAGTATCAGTACATCATCAG GCAGCAGTATGCCCAGGCTCTTGCCCAGCAGAAGGCTGCAGCCCTCAGCTCGGCCCCTAttcagcaacagcagcaacaacagcagcagatcaACGTCCTGCTACAACAATACCAGGCCCTCAAGTTAAG AGCGTCTGAAAGCCTCCTACCTCCTGTCACCCGGTCTATGTCGATACCGGTGTCGGTACCGGACACGTTACCGGGGTCCGTTTGGGAGATGCAGAGCCCCTCGTCTCAGGCCTCGTGCACACCCAGCCTCCAACAGAATGTACCGTGCT CGTGGGACGGCAGCAGTGTATGGGACTTGCCAATCGACTCCATGGCTCAGGCGCCCACCATCGAACAGATGCAGCAGTTAGAGAAGGCCAAGGCTGCAAAG TCGGAGCTTGAGCGGCGCGAGGCGGAGCTCCGGGCCAAAcgcgaggaggaggacaggaagcgGCTGGAGGAGGCCATGCGGGCCTGCCAGCAGGCGGAGCGCAGCcgcctggaggaagaggagcgggtTCGACACAAACAG TGTGTGGTCCTCCAGGAGGAGGCGCTACGGAGGCAGCGGGAGGAGGCCCAGCAcagacgggaggaggaggagcggcaggCCCAGGAGGAGGCTCTGCGTAGGGGGGAGGAGCGGCGGCGGGAGGACGAGGAGCGGAAGCAGCGGGACGAGCTCCTCCGCAAACAGG aggaggaggagaagcggaaacgggaggagctggagactCTGCTCCGGCACGAGGAGGAGAAGCGCGCcgaggcggaggcggcggccgGCCTGGtgcggctgcagcagcagcagcagcaggaggagctgaagaagagggagcaggaggcgcAGCGGCAGCAGGAGGCcctgaagcagcagcagcagcaggaggcgctgaagcagcaggaggcgctgaagcagcaggaggcgctgaagcagcaggagctgctgaggcagcggcagcagcagcaggaggcgctgcggcggctgcagcagcagcagcaacagcagcagctggcTCATATGAAg CTTCCCTCCTCCTCAAAGTGGGGTCAGCAGTCCACCGCTAGCCCGGCCGTCAGCCAGAGCCAGAGCGCCCAGTCGCTCTCGGAGAtccagaagctggaggaggagcgcgaGAAGCTGTCCAGGGAGGAG caaCGGCGCCAGCAGCAGGAGCTCCAgaagctccagcagcagcaggccctgCAGCAGGCGCAGCAGCCCACGGCCAAGGCCTCCAGCTGGGGCAGCGTGTCCAAGCCGCCCACCGGCACCAAGTCCCTGCTGGAGATCCAGCGGGAGGAGGCGCAGCAGATGAAGCAGCGCAAGGACCACCAGCCGCAGTCTCATCCCACCATCACGCAGACCAGCCGGGCCCAGAACAGAGCT ccCTCGCTGAGCTCCTCCGTGTGGGGCGCCGTCAGCCCGGGCTCCGGCGCCAACTGGGGCTCCGACCCCAGCAGCATCTGGGGCGACGCCCAGAACGCCAACATGGGCTTCTGGGACGAGGCGGTGAAGGAGGTCCAGCACGCCCCCCAGCTTCCCCAGCCTCCCCCGCCACAGCCgctgccccagcagcagcagccgcagccgacGCCCCCCCAGACCCAGCAGCAGTCCAAGAAGGGCAACACTCCCAAGAACAACAAGAGCAACGCCAACCtcag CAACTCTGTGAGCAGCAGCCGGGCCAACAAgaaggcggcggaggaggaggagaagctccTGAAGCTGTTCCAGACGGTCAACAAGAGCCAGCAGGACGGCTTCACGCAGTGGTGCGAGCAGAGCCTGCACACGCTCAACACGGCCAACAACCTCGACG TCCCCACGTTCGCGTCCTTCCTGAAGGAGGTAGACTCCACGTACGAGGTGCACGACTATGTGCGGGCCTACCTGGGCGACACCCCCGAGGCCAAGGAGTTTGCCAGGCAGTTCCTGGAGCGCCGTGCCAAACAGAACAGCAATCAAGCACAGCAGCAACAGCCGCAGCCGGCCCAGAACCAGCAGAAGCAGGCAgcacagaaccagcagcaggcACTCAAGCAGCAGCAGGCCCGCGAGGCCAAGGAGTCGCAGAAGAAG
- the gigyf2 gene encoding GRB10-interacting GYF protein 2 isoform X6, which translates to MAETQTLNFGPEWLRALSGGGGGGSGGGGNSNILASSPPLSPALPKYKLADYRYGREEMLALYVKDKEIPIELHDKELLPILQEEPLPPLALVSFTEEEQRNFSMSVNSSAVLRLTGRGGGPIVGAPRGRSTSRGRGRGRGDGGFYQRSFDDVEGGFGRGAREMHRSQSWEERGDRRFEKPGRKDPDFAEAPPAHFPMNHIRANYEEVGPVLPRKHDFTRSESENWRCSRDDQNDIARAAAWREHPDQQQQAPPQQPRRRFPFDAREDERGYRRPRSGSGSLEDERDSLPEWCLEDAEEETGTFDSSGAFLSLKVGTRKASKEPILEEAELDFRPLEECDEGLEEEDSQPPETKETQNGAKREGDRKEERARLAEEPPVPAPSAPRPQGPALSQPVRAEETERGAARAGERRSPPGPRQEPSKAPLHVPLSNSMLDPRPMSHIATTLAADVSIPSPSVQRRHPKPMEVPMAMANPLPFASMMAAIGRPIIVPHVVDEDEGLKHFEQEAEKMVAYLQEGGVEDERLAAKEKAKHPGFPLTHEAALKWFYKDPQGEMQGPFSNHEMTEWFQAGYFTMSLLVKRGCDDVFQPLGEIMKMWGRVPFASGAAPPPLQQADGDQERLKRHQELTALNLYQLQQLQYQYIIRQQYAQALAQQKAAALSSAPIQQQQQQQQQINVLLQQYQALKLRASESLLPPVTRSMSIPVSVPDTLPGSVWEMQSPSSQASCTPSLQQNVPCSWDGSSVWDLPIDSMAQAPTIEQMQQLEKAKAAKSELERREAELRAKREEEDRKRLEEAMRACQQAERSRLEEEERVRHKQEEALRRQREEAQHRREEEERQAQEEALRRGEERRREDEERKQRDELLRKQEEEKRKREELETLLRHEEEKRAEAEAAAGLVRLQQQQQQEELKKREQEAQRQQEALKQQQQQEALKQQEALKQQEALKQQELLRQRQQQQEALRRLQQQQQQQQLAHMKLPSSSKWGQQSTASPAVSQSQSAQSLSEIQKLEEEREKLSREEQRRQQQELQKLQQQQALQQAQQPTAKASSWGSVSKPPTGTKSLLEIQREEAQQMKQRKDHQPQSHPTITQTSRAQNRAPSLSSSVWGAVSPGSGANWGSDPSSIWGDAQNANMGFWDEAVKEVQHAPQLPQPPPPQPLPQQQQPQPTPPQTQQQSKKGNTPKNNKSNANLSNSVSSSRANKKAAEEEEKLLKLFQTVNKSQQDGFTQWCEQSLHTLNTANNLDVPTFASFLKEVDSTYEVHDYVRAYLGDTPEAKEFARQFLERRAKQNSNQAQQQQPQPAQNQQKQAAQNQQQALKQQQAREAKESQKKQVESLWGGTDSSPSYQSNHTGAHQPRFETVTSGKKKKKQKMVRADPSLLGFSVNAASERLNMGEIETVDE; encoded by the exons ATGGCTGAAACCCAGACACTTAACTTTGGACCAGAATG GCTCCGTGCCCTgtccggaggtggtggtggtggcagtggtggcgGTGGGAACAGCAATATCCTTGcatcctccccacccctctcgcCTGCATTGCCAAAGTATAAACTCGCAGACTACCGCTACGGGAGAGAAGAAATGTTAGCACTTTATGTAAAGGATAAAGAG ATCCCTATAGAACTACATGATAAGGAGCTTTTGCCTATCTTACAAGAGGAACCTTTACCCCCACTGGCCCTCGTGTCCTTTACGGAGGAAGAACAg AGAAATTTTTCCATGTCTGTAAACAGTTCGGCTGTCCTCCGGCtgacggggagaggagggggtccgATAGTAGGAGCACCACGGGGTCGGAGCACCTCGAGGGGTAGAG GTCGGGGTCGGGGCGATGGAGGCTTTTACCAAAGAAGTTTTGACGACGTGGAGGGAGGCTTCGGCCGGGGTGCCCGAGAGATGCATCGTTCCCAGAGCTGGGAAGAGAG GGGAGACCGAAGGTTTGAAAAGCCAGGAAGGAAAGACCCAG ACTTTGCAGAAGCCCCCCCAGCGCATTTTCCAATGAATCATA TCCGTGCAAACTACGAGGAGGTGGGCCCCGTCCTGCCAAGGAAGCACGACTTCACGCGCTCGGAGAGTGAGAACTGGCGGTGCTCTCGCGATGATCAGAATG ACATCGCGAGGGCGGCCGCGTGGCGGGAACACCCggatcagcagcagcaggcccctCCGCAACAGCCGCGGCGCCGCTTCCCGTTCGATGCCAGGGAGGACGAGCGCGGCTACCGCCGGCCGCGGTCGGGCAGCGGGAGCCTGGAGGATGAGAGGGACAGCCTGCCCGAGTGGTGCCTAGAGGACGCCGAGGAGGAGACGGGCACCTTCGACTCGTCGGGGGCCTTCCTCTCACTCAAGGTGGGGACTCGG AAAGCCTCCAAGGAGCCCATCCTGGAGGAAGCGGAGCTGGACTTCAGGCCCCTTGAGGAGTGTGACGAGGgtctggaggaagaggacagtCAGCCGCCGGAgaccaaagaaacacaaaacgGGGCCaaaagagagggggacaggaaaGAAG AGCGGGCCAGGCTGGCGGAGGAGCCTCCGGTTCCCGCTCCCTCGGCCCCTCGGCCCCAGGGGCCTGCCCTCAGCCAGCCGGTCCGGGccgaggagacggagaggggtgCGGCACGGGCTGGCGAGAGGCGATCTCCTCCGGGCCCGCGACAGGAGCCCAGCAAAGCCCCCCTGCATGTCCCCCTGTCCAACAGCATGCTAGACCCCCGGCCCATGTCCCACATCGCCACCACCCTCGCAG CGGACGTCTCCATCCCCTCGCCCTCTGTCCAGCGGAGGCACCCCAAGCCCATGGAGGTTCCCATGGCAATGGCCAACCCCCTTCCCTTCGCCAGCATGATGGCGGCCATCGGCCGGCCCATCATCGTGCCTCACGTCGTCGACGAAGACGAGGGACTCAAACACTTCGAGCAG GAGGCTGAAAAAATGGTGGCCTATCTACAGGAAGGAGGTGTGGAGGACGAGAGGCTGGCTGCTAAGGAGAAGGCCAAGCACCCCGGCTTCCCCCTCACCCACGAGGCCGCCCTAAAGTGGTTCTACAAGGACCCCCAGGGGGAGATGCAAG GTCCGTTCAGTAACCACGAGATGACGGAGTGGTTCCAGGCGGGCTACTTCACCATGAGCCTGCTGGTGAAGAGGGGCTGTGACGACGTCTTCCAGCCCCTGGGGGAGATCATGAAGATGTGGGGCCGGGTGCCCTTCGCCTCGGGCGCCGCTCCACCACCTCTGCAG CAGGCGGACGGTGACCAGGAGAGGCTAAAGAGACACCAGGAGCTCACAGCGCTCAACCTCTATCAACTGCAACAGCTACAGTATCAGTACATCATCAG GCAGCAGTATGCCCAGGCTCTTGCCCAGCAGAAGGCTGCAGCCCTCAGCTCGGCCCCTAttcagcaacagcagcaacaacagcagcagatcaACGTCCTGCTACAACAATACCAGGCCCTCAAGTTAAG AGCGTCTGAAAGCCTCCTACCTCCTGTCACCCGGTCTATGTCGATACCGGTGTCGGTACCGGACACGTTACCGGGGTCCGTTTGGGAGATGCAGAGCCCCTCGTCTCAGGCCTCGTGCACACCCAGCCTCCAACAGAATGTACCGTGCT CGTGGGACGGCAGCAGTGTATGGGACTTGCCAATCGACTCCATGGCTCAGGCGCCCACCATCGAACAGATGCAGCAGTTAGAGAAGGCCAAGGCTGCAAAG TCGGAGCTTGAGCGGCGCGAGGCGGAGCTCCGGGCCAAAcgcgaggaggaggacaggaagcgGCTGGAGGAGGCCATGCGGGCCTGCCAGCAGGCGGAGCGCAGCcgcctggaggaagaggagcgggtTCGACACAAACAG GAGGAGGCGCTACGGAGGCAGCGGGAGGAGGCCCAGCAcagacgggaggaggaggagcggcaggCCCAGGAGGAGGCTCTGCGTAGGGGGGAGGAGCGGCGGCGGGAGGACGAGGAGCGGAAGCAGCGGGACGAGCTCCTCCGCAAACAG gaggaggagaagcggaaacgggaggagctggagactCTGCTCCGGCACGAGGAGGAGAAGCGCGCcgaggcggaggcggcggccgGCCTGGtgcggctgcagcagcagcagcagcaggaggagctgaagaagagggagcaggaggcgcAGCGGCAGCAGGAGGCcctgaagcagcagcagcagcaggaggcgctgaagcagcaggaggcgctgaagcagcaggaggcgctgaagcagcaggagctgctgaggcagcggcagcagcagcaggaggcgctgcggcggctgcagcagcagcagcaacagcagcagctggcTCATATGAAg CTTCCCTCCTCCTCAAAGTGGGGTCAGCAGTCCACCGCTAGCCCGGCCGTCAGCCAGAGCCAGAGCGCCCAGTCGCTCTCGGAGAtccagaagctggaggaggagcgcgaGAAGCTGTCCAGGGAGGAG caaCGGCGCCAGCAGCAGGAGCTCCAgaagctccagcagcagcaggccctgCAGCAGGCGCAGCAGCCCACGGCCAAGGCCTCCAGCTGGGGCAGCGTGTCCAAGCCGCCCACCGGCACCAAGTCCCTGCTGGAGATCCAGCGGGAGGAGGCGCAGCAGATGAAGCAGCGCAAGGACCACCAGCCGCAGTCTCATCCCACCATCACGCAGACCAGCCGGGCCCAGAACAGAGCT ccCTCGCTGAGCTCCTCCGTGTGGGGCGCCGTCAGCCCGGGCTCCGGCGCCAACTGGGGCTCCGACCCCAGCAGCATCTGGGGCGACGCCCAGAACGCCAACATGGGCTTCTGGGACGAGGCGGTGAAGGAGGTCCAGCACGCCCCCCAGCTTCCCCAGCCTCCCCCGCCACAGCCgctgccccagcagcagcagccgcagccgacGCCCCCCCAGACCCAGCAGCAGTCCAAGAAGGGCAACACTCCCAAGAACAACAAGAGCAACGCCAACCtcag CAACTCTGTGAGCAGCAGCCGGGCCAACAAgaaggcggcggaggaggaggagaagctccTGAAGCTGTTCCAGACGGTCAACAAGAGCCAGCAGGACGGCTTCACGCAGTGGTGCGAGCAGAGCCTGCACACGCTCAACACGGCCAACAACCTCGACG TCCCCACGTTCGCGTCCTTCCTGAAGGAGGTAGACTCCACGTACGAGGTGCACGACTATGTGCGGGCCTACCTGGGCGACACCCCCGAGGCCAAGGAGTTTGCCAGGCAGTTCCTGGAGCGCCGTGCCAAACAGAACAGCAATCAAGCACAGCAGCAACAGCCGCAGCCGGCCCAGAACCAGCAGAAGCAGGCAgcacagaaccagcagcaggcACTCAAGCAGCAGCAGGCCCGCGAGGCCAAGGAGTCGCAGAAGAAG